From bacterium, a single genomic window includes:
- a CDS encoding DUF4350 domain-containing protein yields the protein MLRRYKIIWYILLIIVIIGIIGIIDAKMRERFRVGGSIVPTTYSSDPDGAMAAYLLLKENGFKTTRWENPLTKIDSNVKVFFMLNSEEFSNYGKDQMSSYLEDTKSINKVQEWVQNGGTLVVLGLEGKAVIYLKKSGFKKHWITNKLSNSEYTAIPTPAPHTKGVKSLEGSSDLRLKIIGHEWLPILKDKYGVLAIARPYGKGWMVAAVDASLISNKYLGKADNAIFTYRLAASHADPGNVIAFDEYDYGYGKDKTLWDHLNAPSQLVIIQVLLLIAVIMFGLSRRFGLPLRSVRKEPSVGEYVTAMGETYRKAHATHIALETIFKDTLRRLANKVGAPANTPYEVLILQSPAGLKVVLERAWDALSKPLDEAHMLELIRKLDVEANASLGRKE from the coding sequence ATGCTCCGTCGATACAAAATCATCTGGTATATCCTTCTGATTATTGTGATAATCGGCATCATCGGCATAATTGACGCTAAGATGAGAGAGCGTTTCAGGGTAGGGGGCTCAATCGTTCCAACCACCTATTCATCTGATCCCGACGGCGCGATGGCAGCCTATCTTCTCTTGAAAGAGAACGGCTTCAAAACCACCCGATGGGAAAACCCCCTTACTAAGATTGATAGCAATGTGAAAGTATTTTTCATGTTGAACTCAGAGGAATTCTCTAATTATGGGAAAGATCAAATGAGTAGCTATCTAGAGGATACTAAGTCTATCAATAAGGTTCAAGAATGGGTCCAAAATGGCGGCACACTTGTTGTTTTAGGTTTAGAAGGTAAAGCGGTTATTTATCTGAAAAAGAGCGGTTTTAAAAAGCACTGGATTACTAATAAATTATCTAACTCTGAATATACGGCAATCCCCACTCCTGCACCCCATACTAAAGGAGTCAAGTCTTTAGAGGGGAGTTCTGACTTGCGACTGAAAATCATAGGTCATGAATGGCTTCCGATTTTAAAGGATAAATATGGAGTATTAGCTATTGCTCGTCCTTATGGTAAAGGTTGGATGGTCGCTGCGGTCGATGCATCCCTCATCTCAAATAAATACTTAGGAAAAGCCGATAACGCGATATTCACATACCGTTTGGCAGCTTCTCATGCCGATCCTGGCAATGTTATCGCTTTTGACGAGTATGATTATGGTTACGGGAAAGACAAAACGCTTTGGGATCACCTTAATGCTCCCAGTCAGTTGGTGATCATTCAAGTTCTATTACTGATTGCAGTTATAATGTTTGGTTTGAGCAGGCGTTTCGGGTTGCCTTTACGTTCAGTTCGCAAAGAGCCTTCGGTCGGTGAATATGTAACGGCGATGGGTGAGACTTATCGGAAAGCCCATGCAACCCATATTGCGTTAGAAACAATTTTCAAGGATACTCTAAGGCGTTTGGCGAATAAGGTAGGAGCGCCGGCGAATACCCCCTATGAGGTATTAATCCTGCAATCTCCCGCCGGCCTCAAAGTAGTTCTCGAAAGAGCATGGGATGCGCTTAGCAAGCCTTTGGATGAAGCCCATATGCTTGAATTGATCAGGAAGTTAGATGTCGAAGCGAATGCATCATTAGGAAGGAAAGAGTGA
- a CDS encoding DUF4129 domain-containing protein, translating into MKWVKRPPLIRKQLYKLTSAISCVAIIAVLLIISCAALYAQTDNNAYPAPFKKLASQHNKSTKTPSEIKDSAKRILANPRFKPAPELYTGTYFEPIGKSVQSVLKFIGKIINWLSNKLFPKNAATKMGPDLSRTVVIILSALLFVFTIYALIRFRVFHGKATAAIPSLNLPTATDPPEQWLNNARGLAQDGNYREALRAAYIASLLHLDRARIILYEPKNTNWEYLRQIQKSKRTEISQTLLPLTQSFDLFWYGERPASEDDYQQFEQAYLIFSRLAPIGEA; encoded by the coding sequence GTGAAATGGGTAAAAAGACCGCCCCTGATACGCAAGCAACTTTATAAGCTAACCTCGGCGATTAGCTGCGTTGCTATTATCGCTGTACTGCTAATAATTTCTTGCGCCGCATTATATGCGCAAACAGATAACAACGCTTACCCAGCGCCTTTCAAGAAACTAGCAAGCCAACACAATAAATCAACAAAAACCCCCTCTGAAATTAAAGACTCGGCCAAACGCATCCTTGCAAACCCCCGATTCAAGCCTGCTCCTGAATTATATACAGGTACCTATTTCGAACCAATCGGGAAATCAGTTCAATCAGTCTTAAAGTTTATAGGCAAGATAATTAATTGGCTTAGTAATAAGCTCTTCCCGAAAAATGCTGCAACGAAAATGGGACCCGACCTTTCTCGAACAGTTGTCATTATTCTTTCCGCGCTTCTTTTCGTCTTCACTATCTATGCGCTAATACGTTTCAGGGTATTTCATGGCAAAGCAACAGCAGCAATTCCAAGTCTTAATTTGCCGACTGCTACCGATCCACCTGAACAATGGCTTAATAATGCGCGTGGGCTAGCGCAGGATGGCAATTATCGAGAGGCATTGAGGGCAGCCTATATCGCCTCGCTCCTCCATCTCGACCGCGCCCGCATCATTCTTTATGAACCAAAAAACACCAATTGGGAATACCTTCGCCAAATTCAGAAATCAAAGAGAACTGAAATCAGCCAAACGCTGCTGCCTTTGACACAATCGTTCGATCTTTTCTGGTATGGTGAACGCCCAGCAAGTGAGGATGATTATCAACAATTCGAACAAGCCTATCTGATCTTTTCGCGCCTAGCGCCGATTGGGGAGGCATAA